A window of Infirmifilum lucidum contains these coding sequences:
- a CDS encoding energy-coupling factor ABC transporter ATP-binding protein yields MASESVVVVENLTYAYPTSKDFVLRDVSFDVKRGEVLAVLGPNGSGKSTLCKSLNGLVPHFYGGRYGGRVVVGGEEVLKSSVAKLATKVGLVFQDPEDQMSGLALTVWEEVAFGLMMLGYPREEIVRRVEEAIEYVGLKGLEKRSPFELSGGQMQRLAIATVLALKPEVVVLDEPTAQLDPIGKFEVLAVIEKLAREGSTIIIAEHEIEDVAYFADKALLLHNGRVLAYGPLRNVLRDVEKLKSVGVDPPSVTELTHYLVKELGADLEYPVTLEEAVKIYSELVGVA; encoded by the coding sequence GTGGCCAGCGAAAGCGTAGTCGTTGTGGAGAACTTAACGTATGCATACCCCACGAGCAAAGACTTCGTGTTAAGGGATGTTAGCTTCGATGTGAAGCGGGGCGAAGTTCTCGCCGTGCTGGGACCGAATGGCTCGGGGAAGTCTACACTCTGCAAGTCTCTCAACGGCCTTGTCCCGCACTTCTACGGCGGGAGGTATGGGGGTAGAGTGGTTGTCGGCGGCGAAGAAGTGCTTAAGTCGAGCGTTGCTAAGCTGGCCACGAAAGTTGGGCTTGTCTTCCAGGATCCAGAGGATCAGATGTCGGGCCTGGCTCTAACAGTCTGGGAGGAGGTTGCCTTTGGGCTAATGATGCTTGGATACCCCAGAGAAGAGATAGTGAGGAGGGTTGAGGAGGCAATAGAGTACGTTGGCTTGAAGGGGCTGGAGAAAAGGTCGCCTTTCGAACTCTCCGGGGGGCAGATGCAACGCTTAGCGATAGCTACAGTACTAGCCTTAAAGCCGGAGGTCGTAGTACTCGATGAGCCTACAGCACAGCTAGACCCTATTGGGAAGTTTGAAGTCCTCGCAGTCATAGAGAAGCTGGCACGTGAGGGTTCAACAATCATCATCGCGGAGCACGAGATAGAAGATGTTGCCTACTTCGCAGATAAAGCACTACTCTTGCACAACGGGCGAGTACTCGCTTACGGCCCGTTACGTAACGTTCTGAGAGACGTCGAAAAGTTGAAGAGCGTTGGAGTTGACCCGCCTTCAGTGACAGAGCTAACCCATTACCTTGTGAAGGAGCTAGGGGCAGATTTAGAGTACCCTGTTACACTGGAGGAAGCAGTGAAGATATACTCCGAGCTAGTGGGTGTTGCGTGA
- a CDS encoding energy-coupling factor transporter transmembrane component T family protein has product MSAGVSLLKRATVDIDTFVQRLDGRVKFLYFIWATALVYVFYDPFINLIFLAVTLLMAFHARVARPILTTLLVIVVPWILIAVPILSLPLGFPWNKTVIGYIEVMGVKYPVYLEGFGWGFTWPLRIAVAISSALLFFLTTNQARLVATLFEMRVPFKAIYAIVATFQFIPLLAREADVIMQAQTARGLRTDVGLVGRVKNYLAVVIPLTLSTLNRVQTRAIALESRGFSSPAKKTLLYEARLAALDYAFLAGMLIATLLLALVYTYIGYSPIARLPWVWGGG; this is encoded by the coding sequence ATGTCTGCAGGAGTCTCTCTATTGAAGAGGGCTACTGTCGATATAGATACTTTTGTCCAGAGACTTGACGGCCGTGTCAAGTTCCTCTACTTTATCTGGGCTACTGCCCTAGTCTATGTATTCTACGACCCGTTCATCAACTTAATTTTCCTGGCTGTAACCCTTCTCATGGCTTTCCACGCGCGGGTCGCCCGGCCTATCCTCACCACGCTTCTAGTAATCGTAGTGCCATGGATATTGATCGCTGTCCCAATACTTTCTCTACCGCTAGGTTTCCCCTGGAACAAGACAGTTATAGGCTACATCGAGGTAATGGGCGTCAAGTACCCGGTGTACCTGGAGGGTTTCGGCTGGGGGTTTACGTGGCCCCTCAGGATCGCCGTCGCCATATCTTCGGCTTTACTCTTCTTCCTCACGACCAATCAAGCTAGGCTCGTGGCCACGCTCTTCGAGATGAGGGTGCCCTTCAAGGCTATCTACGCGATAGTCGCGACTTTCCAGTTTATACCGCTACTGGCCCGCGAGGCCGACGTAATAATGCAGGCCCAGACTGCAAGGGGGTTACGCACAGACGTGGGTCTCGTGGGGAGGGTTAAAAACTACCTGGCGGTGGTTATACCGCTTACTCTGAGTACTCTAAATAGGGTGCAGACTAGAGCTATAGCCTTAGAGTCCAGGGGTTTTAGCTCGCCCGCGAAGAAAACCCTGCTTTATGAAGCCAGGTTGGCTGCCCTAGACTACGCCTTCCTCGCTGGCATGCTCATTGCTACACTCCTCCTAGCACTAGTCTACACGTACATAGGGTATTCCCCAATTGCTAGGCTCCCATGGGTCTGGGGTGGTGGCTAG
- a CDS encoding MFS transporter yields the protein MGLQRILVPASFVFMVGVGSVVATLPVVLRQLSSNDVEVSLAVTVWGLAYLFSNIPAGVLADKLGANRTVPLAFFFNIAVGLYMYSAASPLGFAVARAIEGLLEALVWTGVFGLAARSENRLLGVSSIYAAIALGFTVGPLVASYLAPLSARLSFLVYSLCSLTSLLITLPLAREQPVGVGRVRIRFPKALVVLPPLIAALTVGLSESVLIVYSPVLASHGAVAGPQQLISAYYLSGLLGQVALRLAPQAIMREEYVFMSTATALLALKLLPEGIVVLGVAVLGFVNAQLASRSQAKVTEAMKGLESTGAGLANLAWALGYFAGSPLYSLFLNSSVSPRTGIALYLLASLAAQLSILLIAKAGSSRARRSHE from the coding sequence GTGGGGCTTCAGAGGATCCTCGTCCCCGCGTCCTTCGTGTTCATGGTCGGCGTGGGCTCAGTTGTGGCAACTCTACCAGTTGTCTTGAGGCAGCTCAGCTCCAACGATGTAGAGGTCAGCCTGGCCGTTACAGTCTGGGGGCTAGCCTACCTATTCTCGAACATCCCTGCAGGCGTCCTCGCCGACAAACTGGGAGCTAACAGGACAGTCCCCCTAGCGTTCTTCTTCAACATAGCCGTGGGCCTGTACATGTACTCGGCGGCCTCCCCTCTAGGCTTCGCAGTAGCTAGAGCCATAGAGGGGTTACTTGAAGCCCTTGTCTGGACAGGGGTCTTCGGCCTAGCCGCCAGGAGCGAAAACAGGCTACTAGGGGTGAGCAGTATCTACGCAGCTATAGCTCTCGGCTTCACCGTAGGGCCACTAGTGGCTAGTTACCTGGCGCCGCTCTCGGCAAGGCTCTCGTTCCTAGTCTACTCCCTATGCTCTTTAACGTCCCTACTCATCACCCTCCCACTAGCTAGAGAGCAGCCGGTGGGAGTCGGGAGAGTAAGGATTCGTTTCCCGAAAGCACTGGTAGTCCTCCCCCCGCTCATAGCTGCTCTCACAGTCGGCCTGTCCGAGAGCGTCTTGATCGTATACTCCCCTGTTCTCGCCTCACACGGAGCAGTGGCTGGCCCGCAACAACTTATCTCCGCATACTACCTCTCGGGGCTCCTAGGCCAGGTAGCGCTTAGGCTGGCCCCGCAGGCCATAATGAGGGAGGAGTACGTTTTCATGTCTACAGCAACAGCCCTGCTGGCACTCAAACTCCTCCCCGAAGGCATAGTGGTGCTAGGCGTAGCAGTCTTGGGCTTCGTTAATGCCCAGCTCGCTAGCAGGTCCCAGGCGAAAGTCACTGAGGCTATGAAGGGGCTCGAGTCTACAGGCGCGGGGTTGGCTAACCTAGCCTGGGCTCTGGGATACTTTGCAGGCTCCCCGCTCTACAGCCTCTTCCTCAACTCTAGTGTCAGCCCGAGAACGGGGATAGCCCTGTACCTTCTCGCCTCGCTCGCTGCCCAGCTCTCCATCTTACTCATAGCCAAAGCAGGGTCTTCCCGGGCACGTAGGAGCCACGAATAG
- a CDS encoding radical SAM protein: protein MRVARIQTGLGNGVVECGVCERRCRIKPGGSGICGNYVNVDGKLYHFGYGRLSAVESRPIEIKPLFHYWPNSTALTFSNWGCNFYCPWCQNYHLSFRRPSESDEVVPPERLVELARARGDEGFSASFNEPTTNFDYVADLAELAVKEGFYFMMVTNGYLTRAALKLLLDLGVDGWSIDLKGCPGMRVLRGVDHEKVLKNARLVIEEGGHVEIVYLVVTGVNDSEECIDWVLSRHLDVLGPSVPLHVNRYFPAYAWREPPTPLEKLLGVKRKAERLGLEYVYVGNLHDPELETTYCSKCRRPLIRREGYRVTYFKLSRENGKYKCPYCGHEIPIRGSYVPGKTLLWL from the coding sequence ATGAGGGTCGCGAGAATCCAGACAGGGCTTGGAAACGGCGTAGTAGAGTGTGGAGTCTGCGAGAGGAGGTGTAGGATCAAACCGGGCGGTAGCGGCATTTGCGGCAATTACGTCAACGTGGACGGGAAGCTCTACCACTTCGGGTATGGCAGGCTGAGCGCTGTCGAGAGCAGGCCTATCGAGATCAAGCCCCTCTTCCACTACTGGCCTAACAGCACGGCCTTGACGTTCTCGAACTGGGGGTGCAACTTCTACTGCCCCTGGTGCCAGAACTACCACCTCAGCTTCAGGAGGCCCTCGGAGAGTGATGAGGTAGTACCCCCGGAGAGGCTTGTCGAGCTCGCTAGGGCGCGTGGAGACGAGGGGTTCTCGGCGAGCTTCAACGAGCCCACAACGAACTTCGACTACGTGGCCGACCTGGCAGAGCTGGCAGTAAAGGAGGGGTTCTACTTCATGATGGTGACGAATGGCTACCTCACTAGAGCTGCCCTAAAGCTCCTACTCGACCTCGGCGTGGACGGGTGGAGTATAGACTTGAAGGGGTGCCCCGGCATGAGGGTTCTCAGGGGGGTGGATCACGAGAAAGTTCTGAAGAATGCAAGGCTCGTCATCGAGGAGGGGGGCCACGTGGAGATCGTGTACCTGGTGGTCACGGGCGTTAACGACTCTGAGGAGTGCATAGACTGGGTTCTTAGCAGGCACCTAGACGTGCTCGGGCCGAGCGTCCCGCTACACGTGAACAGGTACTTTCCAGCCTACGCTTGGAGAGAGCCCCCTACGCCTCTGGAGAAGCTCCTCGGGGTGAAGAGGAAAGCCGAGAGGCTCGGGCTCGAGTACGTGTACGTGGGGAACCTCCACGACCCAGAGCTCGAGACAACGTATTGCTCCAAGTGTCGCAGGCCCCTCATCAGGAGGGAGGGCTACAGAGTTACTTACTTCAAGCTCTCCAGGGAGAATGGGAAGTACAAGTGCCCTTACTGCGGACACGAGATCCCTATTCGTGGCTCCTACGTGCCCGGGAAGACCCTGCTTTGGCTATGA
- a CDS encoding SufB/SufD family protein, which translates to MARAVSREEILQALNKPSPLGPDVDLAVYKAFRPPLQDGVGVEESIQKKVGVTPDRLSYLQVGETVIAKAMAEKFRSIGVIVEPLNRALKENKLAQELSWRLIDPRTDKYTAHTYLYGSEAGYFVYVPPGVKVPWPVYTCLSLFTGYEEVQHAHNVVYVDEGAEVVVTTGCLVPHGTRGGLHIGVSEFYVASGAKLVFTMLHSWGEGTHVRPRTVVRVEEGGQYISYYAIYSPVASIQTEPKVYLARGAHAKMVSVIAGTGNGVYDIGGVAVLEDRGSSAELISRVLASRGAKVYSRGNIEARTGGTKGHIECLGLLMDNSSNINAIPTLSSSAQEVELTHEAAIGMIAGEKIEYLMSKGFSEEEARALLIRGFLSAEVSGIPESVRVEIERIVDYVVRHALG; encoded by the coding sequence ATGGCGCGTGCAGTGAGTAGGGAGGAGATCCTGCAGGCCCTTAACAAGCCTTCACCTCTGGGACCGGACGTCGACCTCGCAGTGTACAAGGCGTTTAGACCCCCGCTACAGGATGGGGTGGGAGTCGAGGAGTCTATACAGAAGAAGGTTGGGGTAACGCCCGATCGGCTGAGCTACCTGCAGGTCGGGGAAACCGTAATAGCCAAGGCTATGGCTGAGAAATTCAGATCCATCGGAGTGATTGTCGAGCCGCTAAACAGAGCGCTAAAGGAGAATAAGCTAGCCCAGGAGCTCTCGTGGAGGCTCATAGACCCGAGGACAGACAAGTACACAGCCCACACATACCTCTATGGCAGTGAGGCAGGGTACTTTGTCTACGTCCCTCCGGGCGTAAAAGTTCCCTGGCCTGTCTACACGTGCCTCAGCCTCTTCACGGGGTACGAGGAAGTGCAGCACGCCCACAACGTTGTTTACGTGGATGAGGGGGCTGAGGTTGTCGTAACGACTGGCTGTTTAGTCCCCCACGGTACTAGAGGTGGCCTGCACATTGGAGTGTCAGAGTTCTATGTGGCCAGCGGGGCTAAACTAGTTTTTACGATGCTTCACAGCTGGGGCGAGGGAACCCACGTGAGGCCTAGGACTGTCGTCAGAGTCGAAGAGGGGGGCCAGTACATAAGCTACTACGCGATATACAGCCCAGTAGCTTCTATCCAGACTGAGCCAAAGGTGTACCTGGCTAGGGGCGCCCATGCGAAGATGGTTTCCGTAATCGCTGGTACAGGCAACGGTGTCTACGATATTGGTGGTGTCGCGGTTCTAGAGGATCGGGGCTCGAGCGCCGAGCTTATCTCGAGAGTCCTGGCCAGCAGGGGGGCAAAGGTGTACTCCCGGGGAAACATCGAGGCGAGGACTGGGGGGACAAAGGGACATATTGAGTGCCTGGGCCTACTGATGGACAACTCGTCCAATATAAATGCGATACCCACACTCTCCTCGAGCGCGCAAGAGGTTGAGCTCACCCACGAGGCGGCTATCGGTATGATTGCCGGGGAGAAGATAGAGTACTTGATGTCCAAGGGGTTCAGCGAGGAGGAGGCTAGAGCCCTGCTCATCAGGGGGTTCCTGTCTGCAGAGGTTTCGGGGATACCCGAGAGCGTAAGGGTTGAAATAGAGAGGATTGTAGACTACGTAGTGCGGCACGCCCTTGGATAA
- a CDS encoding ATP-binding cassette domain-containing protein, giving the protein MSRLEVDSLVALVDGNEIVRGVSLTMQSGDKVLLFGPNGAGKTTLLSAIAGLPRVRVASGRVLLDGEDVTPFPAFERARRGIALAYQIPPELTGVRVSRLASLIAERYGTHSLLQRLVDMLEIRHLVERDAFRGFSGGERKRVEVFLTALMKPRFALLDEPDSGVDVDSVKLIARAINFLVQDLGAGVVVVTHTRLLAEYLGGGATGYVFNSGRIECRGDTLEILNRLEKRGFDGACSE; this is encoded by the coding sequence ATGTCTAGGCTTGAAGTCGACAGCCTCGTAGCACTAGTCGATGGTAACGAGATAGTCAGGGGCGTCAGCCTCACGATGCAGAGTGGAGACAAGGTACTGCTGTTCGGCCCGAACGGAGCCGGCAAGACTACACTCCTCTCGGCTATAGCCGGGTTGCCCAGGGTTCGCGTGGCCAGCGGCAGAGTGCTACTTGACGGGGAAGACGTGACGCCCTTCCCGGCTTTCGAGAGAGCCCGCAGAGGTATAGCACTCGCCTACCAGATCCCACCCGAGCTAACGGGAGTTAGGGTCTCGAGGCTCGCGAGCCTGATAGCAGAGCGCTACGGGACGCATAGCCTTCTGCAACGACTCGTCGATATGCTCGAGATCAGGCACCTTGTTGAAAGGGATGCGTTCAGGGGGTTTAGCGGCGGGGAGCGGAAACGCGTCGAGGTTTTCCTGACGGCATTGATGAAGCCCAGGTTCGCGTTACTAGACGAGCCCGACAGCGGTGTTGACGTTGACAGCGTCAAGTTAATAGCTAGGGCGATAAACTTCCTCGTCCAAGACCTCGGGGCAGGGGTGGTCGTCGTGACCCACACGAGGTTACTGGCCGAATACCTCGGTGGAGGGGCTACAGGCTATGTCTTCAACAGTGGCAGAATAGAGTGCAGAGGCGACACGCTCGAAATTCTAAACAGGCTCGAGAAGAGGGGGTTTGATGGCGCGTGCAGTGAGTAG
- a CDS encoding helix-turn-helix domain-containing protein, whose translation MEAQLVYPSRLEKYARRLLDELVKRGYSVSASVLERIEEAQAKFVVILGLDREILQALHSLPYETTVLPVAPPSYTGYIALTPMDKCAQVLELLERGRVTPLRLPVLSAFVDGTKTVRAVNEVAVFPRRSATLLEYDLEVNGDFLWHDTSDGLIVATPLGSTAYALSAGGPVVLLDAEALVIISVNSVEPGRRPVVAHLRSSIRVGGVSSRTSVEVIADGVERVEVEEEVRIGVAGYLNMVVAEDRGTALAKRKFTYEELRELPPSAKFVLKVLEDEGELGISEIIDLTGLPERTVRHALALLSSRGFIEKLEDPVNPKRILYRVSRK comes from the coding sequence GTGGAGGCCCAGCTAGTCTACCCTTCGCGCCTCGAGAAGTATGCTAGGAGGCTCCTCGACGAACTGGTTAAGCGTGGCTACTCTGTCTCTGCAAGTGTTCTAGAAAGGATCGAAGAAGCCCAGGCTAAGTTCGTAGTCATCCTGGGGCTTGACAGGGAAATCCTCCAGGCTCTCCACAGCCTCCCCTATGAAACAACGGTTCTGCCAGTGGCTCCCCCGTCTTACACGGGCTACATTGCTTTAACGCCCATGGATAAGTGCGCTCAAGTACTAGAGCTCTTGGAGAGAGGCAGAGTTACACCGCTGAGACTCCCCGTTTTATCCGCTTTCGTCGACGGCACGAAGACTGTGAGAGCCGTGAACGAAGTCGCCGTGTTCCCTAGAAGGAGCGCGACACTGCTGGAGTATGACCTCGAGGTTAATGGAGACTTCCTCTGGCACGACACCTCCGACGGTTTGATAGTTGCTACGCCCCTCGGCTCAACAGCATACGCCCTCTCCGCTGGGGGGCCTGTAGTCCTGCTCGACGCGGAAGCCCTGGTCATAATCTCGGTTAATAGCGTAGAGCCGGGGAGGCGGCCCGTCGTCGCGCACCTGAGGAGTAGCATACGGGTGGGAGGGGTTTCTTCCAGGACATCAGTAGAGGTCATAGCCGACGGCGTTGAGAGGGTTGAAGTAGAGGAGGAGGTTCGGATAGGGGTTGCCGGCTACCTCAACATGGTCGTAGCCGAGGATAGGGGGACTGCGCTGGCTAAGAGGAAGTTCACTTACGAGGAGCTGAGGGAGCTGCCTCCCAGTGCTAAGTTCGTGCTTAAGGTTCTCGAGGACGAAGGCGAGCTCGGAATCAGCGAGATAATTGATCTGACAGGCCTCCCCGAGAGAACCGTCAGGCACGCTCTGGCACTGCTCTCCTCGCGGGGCTTCATAGAGAAGCTCGAGGATCCAGTAAACCCCAAGAGGATCCTGTACCGCGTCTCTCGCAAGTAA
- the nadA gene encoding quinolinate synthase NadA has product MILEEINRLKRVRNAVVLAHNYQLPEVQDIADFVGDSLELALKAQEVDADVVVMAGVRFMAEMVALLNPDKTVLHPSPDAGCPLADFLSKSVIEEYRREHPGAPLVVYVNSPLEAKALADYVVTSSSAVKVISKLDSDTILFGPDKNLADFVAEKTQKNVIPVPVSGHCPVHEFLISRYYVEKALREHPGYELVVHPETPRDVRRLANFVGSTSQMLRYIQETQADKILVGTEEGLVYRARKLAPGKDIVPVNPIAVCANMKKITPYNILKSLDRLEPRVTLDRALASRALEVVERSLELVKGR; this is encoded by the coding sequence ATGATCCTAGAGGAGATAAACAGGCTTAAGAGAGTTAGGAACGCTGTAGTCCTAGCACACAACTACCAGCTGCCCGAGGTTCAGGACATAGCCGACTTCGTGGGCGATAGCCTCGAGCTAGCGTTAAAAGCTCAGGAAGTAGACGCCGACGTCGTCGTAATGGCTGGTGTGAGGTTCATGGCCGAGATGGTCGCCCTCCTAAACCCCGACAAGACAGTCTTACACCCTAGCCCCGACGCGGGGTGCCCCCTGGCCGACTTCCTCTCCAAGAGCGTCATAGAGGAATACAGGAGGGAACACCCGGGAGCCCCGCTGGTAGTATACGTCAACTCTCCACTCGAGGCAAAAGCCCTCGCAGACTACGTTGTAACGAGCTCCTCTGCCGTGAAAGTAATCTCGAAGCTAGACTCAGACACCATCCTGTTCGGCCCAGACAAGAACCTAGCAGACTTCGTAGCAGAGAAAACCCAGAAGAACGTGATCCCCGTTCCGGTGTCGGGGCACTGCCCCGTCCACGAGTTTCTAATCTCGAGGTACTACGTCGAGAAAGCGCTCAGAGAGCACCCGGGCTACGAGCTAGTAGTTCACCCAGAAACCCCGAGGGACGTCAGGAGGCTGGCGAACTTCGTCGGTAGCACAAGCCAGATGCTGCGCTACATCCAGGAGACCCAGGCCGACAAGATACTTGTAGGCACGGAGGAGGGCTTGGTCTACCGGGCAAGGAAGCTAGCCCCGGGGAAGGACATCGTCCCAGTCAACCCAATAGCTGTCTGCGCGAACATGAAGAAGATAACACCCTACAACATACTAAAGTCTCTTGACAGGCTAGAGCCACGAGTAACTCTCGACAGAGCTCTCGCCTCAAGAGCGCTGGAGGTCGTGGAGAGGAGCCTCGAGCTGGTGAAGGGCAGGTGA
- the nadC gene encoding carboxylating nicotinate-nucleotide diphosphorylase: MRSRVLAEKILKWVEEDAPLGDLTSDFVVPRGSVARAVILLKSSEAVVACTEDIAEALAHLGIQVEGLEPSGSLVGKGASVMALKGDARDILVLERTLLNLLNYCMGVATTARMFVEAARRVDPRVRVAVTRKTPPGLREIAKQAARAGGADTHRLSLSDAILIKDNHITLAGGLEEAVRRALARKSFIHKVEVEVQSAEDALKAARLGVDVVMLDNVSPEEVERAVELLEAEGLRSRVLVEASGGITLDNIAAYVKAGPDVVSSSAITMRPLPVDISLEVV; the protein is encoded by the coding sequence GTGAGGAGTAGAGTTCTAGCCGAGAAGATACTCAAATGGGTAGAAGAAGACGCCCCCCTAGGCGATCTAACCAGCGACTTTGTAGTGCCCCGGGGCAGTGTGGCTAGAGCAGTCATCCTGCTCAAGAGCAGTGAAGCTGTCGTCGCGTGCACCGAGGACATAGCTGAAGCACTGGCGCATCTCGGGATACAAGTAGAGGGGCTCGAGCCAAGTGGGTCTCTAGTGGGGAAGGGTGCCTCGGTCATGGCCCTAAAGGGGGATGCTAGGGACATACTAGTCCTGGAAAGAACCCTACTCAACCTCCTGAACTACTGTATGGGCGTGGCGACAACTGCCAGAATGTTCGTCGAGGCTGCCAGGAGGGTGGATCCCAGGGTCAGAGTGGCTGTGACCAGGAAAACTCCACCAGGGCTGAGGGAGATAGCAAAGCAGGCCGCACGTGCGGGCGGAGCTGACACTCACAGGCTCTCGCTGAGCGACGCGATACTGATCAAGGACAACCACATAACGCTGGCGGGGGGCCTCGAGGAGGCTGTCAGGAGGGCCCTCGCGAGGAAGAGTTTCATCCACAAGGTCGAGGTAGAGGTTCAGAGCGCCGAGGACGCCCTAAAGGCCGCCAGGCTCGGGGTGGACGTAGTCATGCTGGACAACGTGAGCCCAGAAGAAGTCGAGAGGGCCGTAGAGCTCCTCGAGGCCGAAGGGCTTAGGAGTAGAGTTCTCGTCGAGGCCAGCGGTGGCATAACGCTGGACAACATAGCGGCGTACGTGAAGGCCGGGCCAGACGTTGTTAGCTCCAGCGCCATAACGATGAGGCCACTCCCAGTTGACATAAGCCTCGAGGTGGTCTAG
- the nadX gene encoding aspartate dehydrogenase, with product MKRVAIIGCGAIGGVIARSIDRGDVDAELVSLMDTQPEACTKLRESFTRQKPSVATSIEEVLSLRPDIVVEAASQEAVGQYAERVLEFSDLVVLSVGALLDAEVYQKIVEVTARTGKRIYIPSGAIGGLDVLRAYARAGVSRLRLTTRKPARALGATVTTPTVVFRGKASQAVKAYPKSLNVAATISLAAGVEAEVELIADPNTDRNIHEIEAESPAGRLRIVLENVPSPENPRTSYLAALSAVTLLQELCSPKRALAFY from the coding sequence TTGAAGAGAGTAGCCATTATCGGCTGTGGGGCTATCGGGGGCGTCATCGCCAGGAGCATAGACAGAGGGGATGTGGACGCGGAGCTCGTATCGCTCATGGACACCCAGCCGGAGGCCTGCACCAAGTTGAGGGAAAGCTTCACTAGGCAGAAGCCCTCTGTAGCGACGAGCATAGAGGAGGTTTTAAGCCTGAGGCCCGACATAGTGGTAGAAGCCGCTAGCCAGGAAGCTGTCGGGCAGTACGCAGAAAGAGTGCTTGAATTCTCAGACTTGGTCGTCCTCAGCGTAGGCGCCCTCCTGGACGCAGAAGTCTACCAGAAGATAGTCGAAGTAACAGCTAGGACGGGCAAGAGGATATACATACCCTCAGGAGCTATCGGCGGGCTTGACGTCCTCAGAGCATACGCAAGAGCAGGCGTTTCGAGGCTCAGGCTCACGACGCGGAAGCCTGCCCGCGCCCTCGGCGCAACAGTGACTACTCCTACGGTAGTCTTCAGAGGCAAGGCTAGCCAGGCAGTTAAAGCCTACCCGAAGAGCCTAAATGTCGCTGCAACAATCTCCCTGGCAGCTGGAGTAGAAGCCGAAGTAGAGCTCATAGCAGACCCCAACACGGACAGGAACATCCACGAGATCGAGGCAGAGTCCCCTGCGGGCAGGCTCAGGATAGTCCTCGAAAACGTCCCGTCCCCAGAGAACCCAAGGACAAGCTACCTGGCTGCTCTCTCAGCAGTAACACTATTACAGGAGCTCTGTAGCCCTAAGCGGGCGCTAGCCTTCTACTAA
- a CDS encoding nucleotidyl transferase AbiEii/AbiGii toxin family protein produces MSLRLYLRRREHREIAELQDIIVSTLYSVLKPPPVLHGGTVIWRVYKSPRFSEDIDLYHESVGLYRRSIESELSALKLNLRKFWETPNAFYISISDGREVRVEATKRNVLDASVEAEFELIDGGYIVVRTLPPDLLLKEKIQAYIDRRKARDLYDVFYLLNYVDPETMREDARKLVELLHEPPGDWAELRVLILRGLPPSFETVKQRILGVVR; encoded by the coding sequence ATGAGCCTTAGGTTGTACCTTAGGAGGCGCGAGCATAGGGAGATAGCCGAACTCCAAGATATCATCGTGAGTACTCTATACAGTGTACTAAAGCCGCCCCCTGTCCTGCATGGCGGGACTGTGATTTGGAGGGTATACAAGTCCCCTCGTTTCTCCGAGGACATTGACCTGTACCACGAGTCAGTAGGCCTATACAGGAGGAGCATCGAGAGCGAGTTATCAGCCCTTAAACTGAACCTGCGTAAGTTCTGGGAAACACCTAATGCATTTTATATTAGCATAAGTGACGGCCGAGAAGTCAGAGTCGAGGCCACTAAAAGGAACGTGCTGGATGCCTCCGTTGAGGCCGAGTTCGAACTCATAGACGGGGGCTATATTGTCGTCCGCACCCTTCCTCCAGACTTGCTACTCAAAGAGAAAATTCAAGCATACATCGACAGGAGGAAAGCCCGCGACCTCTACGACGTGTTCTACCTCTTGAACTACGTAGACCCGGAGACAATGAGAGAAGACGCTAGAAAACTCGTTGAGCTCCTTCACGAACCTCCGGGAGACTGGGCCGAGCTCAGAGTTCTGATACTGCGGGGACTCCCGCCCAGCTTCGAAACCGTGAAGCAGAGAATCCTGGGGGTGGTGAGATGA